The DNA window tgatgatgatgatgacgcaGTGGTTGCACCAAGGTCAAGAATTGGTGACGTAAGCATTCCGATGTGTCCACGTGGCGTCATGGGGAAAGGATGAGTGTGTTGACCTTCGTAAGTTGTCATGACGATGGAAGGATTATCGGAGGATCTCTCCACTCTCTTCTTCACTCCACAACCCACTATGGTGCAACGGTAATAGCTTCTGcacattaaaataacatataaaaacacATTACAAACTAAAAGaagttagtttcaaaaaaaaaaactaaaagtggTTAGTATTTTCTTATGTACTTTAAatttttggaagaaaaaatgaATAAGGAAAGATAAGAAGGAcgtgtttgaaaaaaaaatatatgaaggACAGAAGATCTCGAGATCTGAGATGAAGTTTTGGAACAAGTTGAGATAGAAATCTTCCGACACAAGCAACATAAATCAAGGGAAGAAACAAAACACAGAAACCTCATGgaatggaacaaaataaaatatattcttgGAAACGAAAATTCAAACATTTTGGACCCTACAAACAGGCGTATTAGGTACATATAGtgttctatatattatatatatcatagtGAACATGTATATAATACGAGTTAGAGTCATGTGAAATGCATATAGACTCGGCATATACACTGAATATAGGGCTACTCTACACGTACATGCCCAAATACATTACATAAATAGTGTGTTATTTATATGATAGGTTGAATGAACATGTAGTAGGCTCAATGAAGCAGTAAATGTAAAAacaatttaacattctttcaaaaaaaaaaagaacatgtatGTAACGCTACATCTCGCATGTAATATGAAACCAAAAAATAACATGTGGATGGTGTAGATGATCCTTATGAATAAGAAAAAGTGGATCTAAGGAAGTACATGGATCTAGCTAGGGCTGTAATATATGTATTCGCTTATATACAGAGTAATAGATTTTACCTGGGATAAGGACTGTTTTTGACAGCTTTCTGGCCGTACTTTCTCCACCTATAACCATCGTCAAGATTATCAATATCACTCTTCGTCAGAAACGCAAACCTAGCCTCTCTTGCCTTCTtctgttgcttcttctttgcCTTCATCCTTCAAAACAACATAGGTCacacaaatattaataaaatcctaacatatataaatcaatcAGTCAATAAAATGAAAggttcattatttatttatttacttactGTGGCTTAGTACCCTTTGGCTCATGTTGATCTCCATCTTCTTGGTCTTTAACAGTAACCTCTTTATTTATATTCTCATTAGCAGCTTCGTTGAATGAAGAGGAGAATGAGGTTGAGTTTGGAGATGTCGGTGTTGTGCTCACAACTTCTGAGGACTCAGCCTTTGTTATAGGTTGAGACGTGGGTAAATCCGTAAAAAAGTGGTTGGTGTTGTTTTGGAGATGAAACGCATCgaatgaaaaagaagatgagttGGAGGAGGAAGCAAATTGAGGTTGGTCTTGCCGGAGCAAGTAAAGAAAAGAGTTGGGGTTATTAGAGGAGTGGTCTGAGAAATAAGAATAAGGAAAAGGTGAAGATATTGGTGTATCAAAGATGGTTGAGAGATTCATGTTGTTCCCAGCTAGCTCcatctgatgatgatgatgatctgaTGAGGTAACAAGATTCATC is part of the Raphanus sativus cultivar WK10039 unplaced genomic scaffold, ASM80110v3 Scaffold0857, whole genome shotgun sequence genome and encodes:
- the LOC108807295 gene encoding probable WRKY transcription factor 48, with protein sequence MEKKIKEDHHQEQQREELNSTKNTETTTSTHMMNLVTSSDHHHHQMELAGNNMNLSTIFDTPISSPFPYSYFSDHSSNNPNSFLYLLRQDQPQFASSSNSSSFSFDAFHLQNNTNHFFTDLPTSQPITKAESSEVVSTTPTSPNSTSFSSSFNEAANENINKEVTVKDQEDGDQHEPKGTKPQMKAKKKQQKKAREARFAFLTKSDIDNLDDGYRWRKYGQKAVKNSPYPRSYYRCTIVGCGVKKRVERSSDNPSIVMTTYEGQHTHPFPMTPRGHIGMLTSPILDLGATTASSSSSFSIPQPRYLLSQHHQPYSSMYNKNSLSMINRSSSSDGTFVNPGSSSFHGFAYEMSQASTSTTTIRDHGLLQDILPSQIRSDTINTRTNEEDKI